The proteins below come from a single Alnus glutinosa chromosome 9, dhAlnGlut1.1, whole genome shotgun sequence genomic window:
- the LOC133877170 gene encoding uncharacterized protein LOC133877170 — protein MDWCTHCRKPCREECINGFIACPTCGKILGEVGVQRSCKIMKARMKRVVMKKKKKKKAGASAGTTGPDFPCGSSGAVIHESECLGDNRDQLIQLSMEIVVALPATVEGDGQPT, from the exons ATGGATTGGTGCACTCACTGTCGCAAACCCTGCAGGGAAGAATGCATCAACGGCTTCAT TGCGTGTCCTACATGTGGAAAGATTCTTGGCGAAGTCGGTGTCCAAAGAAGTTGTAAAATTATGAAAGCCAGAATGAAAAGAGtggtgatgaagaagaagaagaagaagaaggctggTGCAAGTGCAGGGACAACAGGACCTGATTTTCCCTGCGGTTCTTCCGGTGCGGTGATCCATGAAAGCGAATGTTTAGGTGATAACAGGGACCAGCTCATTCAACTTTCAATGGAAATTGTCGTGGCTCTGCCCGCTACTGTCGAAGGTGATGGGCAGCCAACGTAA
- the LOC133878372 gene encoding uncharacterized protein LOC133878372 isoform X1, which produces MEITAHSLSHAKLPKPPTLHSKASFLASSSLPFQSSSKSFFAHASQAQSPPTHVADRWLLEPVDGKSQELGRKTSMVSSALPETAASVAIAATIVGAAATLLVRRSKASEVTELRLEVCGDCAGSGICSECNGEGFVLKKLSEESAEKARMAAKTMATRYTAGLPKKWSYCTKCSSSRSCSTCGGRGKLSY; this is translated from the exons ATGGAAATAACCGCCCATTCTCTTTCCCATGCCAAGCTTCCAAAGCCTCCAACTTTACATTCTAAAGCTTCTTTTCTTGCTTCTAGTTCACTCCCATTTCAGTCCTCTTCTAAGAGCTTTTTCGCACATGCTTCTCAAGCTCAAAGCCCTCCAACACATGTTGCAGACAGATGGCTTCTTGAACCTGTTG ATGGAAAGTCACAAGAACTTGGAAGAAAAACATCCATGGTGTCTTCTGCTCTACCTGAAACAGCTGCTTCTGTGGCAATTGCTGCCACAATTGTTGGTGCAGCAGCTACCCTTCTTGTAAGGAGAAGTAAGGCGTCTGAGGTCACTGAG TTACGTTTGGAAGTGTGTGGAGATTGTGCTGGTTCTGGTATATGCTCTGAATGCAACGGTGAAGGGTTTGTGCTTAAGAAATTGTCTGAGGAAAGCGCTGAGAAGGCAAGAATGGCAGCAAAGACTATGGCCACACGATACACAGCAGG GCTTCCAAAAAAATGGAGCTACTGTACAAAGTGCTCCTCTTCCCGATCCTGTAGTACTTGCGGTGGTCGTGGGAAGTTAAGCTACTAG
- the LOC133878372 gene encoding uncharacterized protein LOC133878372 isoform X2 → MLLKLKALQHMLQTDGFLNLLDLKPNYCSLIDGKSQELGRKTSMVSSALPETAASVAIAATIVGAAATLLVRRSKASEVTELRLEVCGDCAGSGICSECNGEGFVLKKLSEESAEKARMAAKTMATRYTAGLPKKWSYCTKCSSSRSCSTCGGRGKLSY, encoded by the exons ATGCTTCTCAAGCTCAAAGCCCTCCAACACATGTTGCAGACAGATGGCTTCTTGAACCTGTTG GATCTCAAGCCTAATTATTGCTCCTTGATAGATGGAAAGTCACAAGAACTTGGAAGAAAAACATCCATGGTGTCTTCTGCTCTACCTGAAACAGCTGCTTCTGTGGCAATTGCTGCCACAATTGTTGGTGCAGCAGCTACCCTTCTTGTAAGGAGAAGTAAGGCGTCTGAGGTCACTGAG TTACGTTTGGAAGTGTGTGGAGATTGTGCTGGTTCTGGTATATGCTCTGAATGCAACGGTGAAGGGTTTGTGCTTAAGAAATTGTCTGAGGAAAGCGCTGAGAAGGCAAGAATGGCAGCAAAGACTATGGCCACACGATACACAGCAGG GCTTCCAAAAAAATGGAGCTACTGTACAAAGTGCTCCTCTTCCCGATCCTGTAGTACTTGCGGTGGTCGTGGGAAGTTAAGCTACTAG